Proteins found in one Chloroflexota bacterium genomic segment:
- a CDS encoding VWA domain-containing protein: protein MKTWILRCSLALLLLSPVLTYAQAAYEVKLTDAQLLQDRVVNFKMRVTDTTTGQDVPPLEPGDIAIYQDGQLLTDSQLVMHVITTDATHPTSHTIPFDSQNVLRASGATIGLVTDLSVALGDPFIGEVRTAAESWINLGNAVSPNDPESIGLFIPRSSNSQSTRPASAPEFDRDHNKIIGVLRTEPPRDGATNLYGAVLEAVTATAAEAKKRGTESYVVVFGDGSVTPDSAGLFSQIVDLANKNNTIIIAVGIGKTENLDKATNQLPNLASSTNGRYVAGGPEERPGNMDQAYKALVKPVNRTGYDLAFAHTAPRDDKQHTFQVKVTIAGQTWESSTLPIPIGGLATESEFTSLNQLQKYYLLRGVPAAIILAAVTTALATATRRRPTRIDPGAGK from the coding sequence ATGAAAACGTGGATTTTGCGTTGTAGCCTTGCGTTGCTGCTGCTCTCGCCAGTTTTGACGTATGCTCAAGCGGCCTATGAAGTTAAACTCACCGATGCCCAATTACTGCAAGATCGGGTGGTCAACTTCAAGATGCGGGTGACTGATACGACGACTGGTCAAGATGTGCCGCCTCTGGAACCTGGCGATATTGCAATTTATCAAGATGGTCAATTGCTGACAGATTCTCAATTGGTGATGCATGTAATCACCACTGATGCGACCCACCCAACCAGCCATACAATTCCCTTTGATAGCCAAAATGTCTTACGCGCTTCGGGGGCAACAATTGGCTTAGTGACTGATTTAAGTGTCGCGCTCGGCGATCCATTTATCGGCGAAGTTCGCACTGCTGCCGAAAGCTGGATCAACCTTGGTAATGCGGTTTCGCCCAACGATCCCGAATCGATTGGCTTGTTTATTCCACGCTCATCAAATAGCCAATCAACCCGCCCAGCCAGTGCACCTGAGTTTGATCGCGACCACAATAAAATTATTGGGGTTCTGCGCACTGAGCCACCACGCGATGGCGCAACCAATTTGTATGGGGCAGTCTTAGAGGCCGTTACCGCCACCGCAGCCGAGGCCAAAAAACGCGGTACTGAAAGCTATGTGGTGGTATTTGGCGATGGTTCAGTTACCCCTGATAGCGCTGGTTTGTTCAGCCAAATCGTCGATCTTGCCAATAAAAACAACACGATTATTATTGCCGTTGGGATTGGCAAGACTGAAAATTTGGATAAAGCTACCAATCAACTGCCCAATTTAGCCAGCAGCACCAACGGGCGCTACGTTGCTGGAGGCCCAGAAGAGCGGCCAGGCAATATGGACCAAGCCTATAAAGCCTTGGTTAAGCCCGTTAATCGCACTGGTTACGATCTTGCATTTGCCCATACCGCACCCCGCGACGATAAACAACACACCTTCCAAGTTAAGGTGACGATTGCTGGCCAAACCTGGGAAAGTTCAACCTTGCCAATTCCAATTGGTGGGCTAGCCACCGAATCGGAGTTTACCTCGTTAAACCAACTCCAAAAATATTATCTACTGCGTGGTGTGCCCGCCGCAATTATTTTGGCAGCAGTCACAACCGCTTTAGCAACCGCCACCCGCCGTCGCCCAACTCGGATTGATCCAGGGGCTGGTAAGTAG
- a CDS encoding YebC/PmpR family DNA-binding transcriptional regulator, whose product MSGHTKWHEIRRKKGVLDQRRGQRWTKIARDITIAAREGGGSPDMNFRLRLAIEKAKADNMPADNIQRAIDRGTGVSGEAALEEVTYEGYGPGGIAVIVDAATDNRNRTVSEIRTAFNKNGGTLGEGGSVGWMFDIKGLISIDRTEKTDPDEVTLLAIDADADDVIVNDDAIIVYTEFSKLAAVRDALNEQGLKISTAEKTMLAKTIMEADEATTFQILRLMERLEDLDDVQKVYSNLEVSDELAEKYAEQG is encoded by the coding sequence ATGTCAGGGCATACAAAATGGCATGAAATCCGCCGCAAAAAAGGGGTTCTTGATCAACGCCGAGGCCAACGCTGGACGAAAATCGCTCGTGATATTACGATCGCCGCCCGCGAAGGTGGTGGCAGCCCCGACATGAACTTCCGGCTGCGCTTGGCGATTGAAAAAGCCAAAGCCGATAATATGCCAGCGGATAATATTCAACGAGCAATTGATCGCGGCACTGGCGTAAGCGGTGAAGCAGCGCTCGAAGAAGTGACCTACGAAGGCTATGGCCCAGGTGGCATTGCCGTGATCGTCGATGCTGCCACTGACAATCGCAACCGCACCGTTTCCGAAATTCGCACCGCCTTTAACAAAAATGGCGGCACACTCGGCGAAGGCGGCTCAGTCGGTTGGATGTTTGATATCAAAGGTTTGATTAGTATTGATCGGACTGAAAAAACCGACCCCGATGAAGTGACCTTGCTGGCGATCGATGCCGATGCTGATGATGTGATTGTCAACGACGATGCAATTATTGTTTACACCGAGTTTAGCAAATTAGCAGCGGTGCGCGATGCGCTCAACGAGCAAGGCCTAAAAATCAGCACCGCTGAAAAAACTATGCTGGCCAAAACAATCATGGAAGCCGACGAAGCGACCACTTTCCAGATTTTGCGGCTGATGGAGCGGCTCGAAGATCTCGATGATGTACAAAAAGTCTATAGCAACCTTGAAGTATCCGATGAACTAGCCGAAAAATATGCCGAACAAGGCTAA
- a CDS encoding protein phosphatase 2C domain-containing protein, with translation MSQAANLPNLVVYGQSDVGRQRNNNEDNLAWRHADERSFGTKLVNGVTELFAKIRGGGATGFSVKIEHKLLASHGRLYVVADGVGGNDDGELASRAVVEYTTKFFYNSDPKNYKSKQDQLNAAIQYATKMVYKEAGNTNRASTLVLALVWDEGTLRKIIFSNVGDSKGYLFRANNTEYDRAVQTKDHVNAMNKSLWQSMGDPEVTPHFSDELVLGKDDVIVLCSDGLSDGVQAEEIGKIATLNAPQNATTELISLANERGGHDNITNVVVRNGPAPIQWGALGGILGVVLLVAALLGGIVFIGGDDVNPNTGGRNAIAIPTRPIITMVDGSFATVTLPAETATAEAELIRQATENPVPTDTLAPQATSAPGTNPTARPAATTAPTNRPAATNPPVVQPTTPPVVIQPTNPPAPGDRDGDGFTDDVDGCPDVAGPNNGCPAPVEPTNPPAVGDSDGDTIPDDRDACPNEPGDPSRNGCPKPADPPTERPTNTPRPTEQPTKAPEPPTVPPLQPTAAPPPPTTPPLP, from the coding sequence ATGAGTCAAGCAGCCAATCTGCCTAACCTCGTGGTCTATGGTCAAAGCGATGTTGGGCGACAACGGAATAATAACGAAGATAATTTGGCATGGCGACATGCCGATGAACGCAGTTTTGGCACCAAATTGGTCAACGGAGTAACCGAACTTTTCGCCAAAATTCGCGGCGGTGGCGCAACTGGGTTTAGTGTCAAGATCGAGCATAAATTGCTTGCGAGCCATGGTCGGCTCTATGTGGTTGCCGATGGAGTCGGCGGTAACGACGATGGCGAGTTGGCTAGCCGTGCCGTTGTCGAATATACGACCAAGTTTTTCTATAATAGTGACCCCAAAAACTACAAAAGCAAACAAGATCAACTGAATGCGGCGATTCAATATGCCACCAAAATGGTCTATAAAGAGGCTGGCAATACCAACCGCGCCTCAACCTTGGTGCTAGCCTTGGTCTGGGATGAAGGCACACTCCGCAAGATTATTTTCTCGAATGTTGGCGATAGCAAAGGCTATTTGTTCCGCGCCAACAACACCGAATATGATCGAGCCGTCCAAACCAAAGATCATGTCAACGCCATGAACAAAAGCCTCTGGCAATCCATGGGCGATCCTGAGGTAACGCCGCACTTCAGCGATGAGCTGGTTTTGGGCAAAGATGATGTGATTGTACTGTGCTCAGACGGGCTTTCTGATGGGGTGCAGGCTGAAGAAATTGGCAAAATTGCCACACTTAATGCCCCTCAAAACGCGACAACTGAGTTGATCAGCCTTGCTAATGAGCGCGGTGGCCACGACAACATCACCAACGTGGTGGTACGTAACGGCCCTGCGCCAATTCAATGGGGAGCCTTAGGCGGAATTTTGGGAGTTGTGCTCTTGGTTGCCGCCCTCTTAGGCGGGATCGTGTTCATCGGTGGCGATGATGTTAACCCAAATACTGGTGGCCGAAATGCCATTGCCATCCCAACCCGACCAATCATCACAATGGTCGATGGTTCGTTTGCCACGGTCACATTGCCCGCTGAAACGGCAACAGCCGAAGCCGAATTGATTCGGCAAGCGACCGAAAACCCAGTGCCAACTGATACTTTAGCGCCGCAAGCAACCAGCGCACCTGGCACGAACCCAACTGCACGGCCAGCAGCAACAACAGCGCCAACCAATCGTCCAGCGGCAACGAACCCACCAGTCGTGCAACCAACCACTCCACCAGTGGTCATCCAACCCACCAACCCACCAGCCCCAGGCGATCGTGATGGTGATGGCTTTACCGATGATGTTGATGGTTGTCCTGATGTGGCAGGCCCAAACAATGGTTGTCCAGCACCAGTTGAGCCAACCAATCCACCAGCCGTCGGCGACAGTGATGGCGATACCATTCCTGACGATCGCGATGCTTGTCCAAATGAGCCTGGCGATCCATCACGGAATGGTTGTCCAAAACCAGCTGATCCACCAACCGAGCGGCCAACCAATACGCCACGGCCAACCGAGCAACCAACCAAAGCGCCAGAGCCGCCAACTGTACCACCACTACAACCAACTGCGGCCCCACCACCACCCACGACACCGCCATTACCATAG
- a CDS encoding protein kinase, which produces MHLVAGQQYGRYEIVDDRLAEGLSGPVYHAIINHDDGHREEVALKFLTNKLPQVRQYFMNEERLLKKAEHPHVIGFVHSNVRDEPYTLATTFVYAYSNKELSKQKSETIALQIAEQIGSALDYLHIAHPDSPVIHRDVKPDNILVDKASHDAILIDLSVASHERFALVDERGFGTPPYMAPEQYTGHEVPATDQYALALVVYYFLTGDTIPTIKPPKIKGMESNDPQVYQAALAIWNTEFRQQLAAQNERIRKNLAKHPTAIEVFLKATAFEPTDRYSSCAAFSMAMHEALRNDGAAFAAPSMPISNSRRSTMISIGAISALVLIAVLFLLLGGGDTPDPNGKATPEQAAMQPTSTLPETPTTGGIPTVTIEAVIPTSTLPPIVSPTAGGREVTLSQGYILRARPGDGSANALGSGQALEGQKFLVLDENPSTISGDQRKWFNVQRINGGETGWLPETVLR; this is translated from the coding sequence ATGCATCTTGTTGCAGGTCAACAATATGGGCGCTATGAAATTGTTGATGATCGTTTGGCTGAGGGGCTTTCCGGCCCAGTCTACCATGCGATCATCAACCACGATGATGGGCATCGTGAAGAAGTGGCGCTCAAATTTCTGACGAATAAACTTCCTCAAGTTCGTCAGTATTTTATGAATGAGGAACGTTTGCTAAAAAAAGCCGAGCACCCCCATGTGATCGGCTTTGTCCACAGTAATGTCCGTGACGAGCCCTATACGCTGGCCACGACGTTTGTTTATGCCTACAGCAATAAAGAGTTATCGAAGCAAAAAAGCGAAACTATCGCGCTGCAAATCGCTGAGCAAATTGGCAGCGCTTTGGATTATCTGCATATTGCCCACCCCGATAGCCCGGTTATTCACCGTGACGTAAAGCCCGATAACATCCTGGTTGATAAAGCCTCGCACGATGCAATTCTGATTGACCTCAGCGTGGCTTCACACGAACGCTTTGCCTTGGTCGATGAACGCGGCTTTGGCACACCACCGTATATGGCTCCTGAGCAATATACTGGGCATGAAGTGCCAGCAACCGACCAATATGCCTTGGCCTTGGTCGTCTACTACTTCCTAACTGGCGATACGATTCCAACGATCAAACCGCCCAAAATCAAGGGCATGGAATCGAACGATCCCCAAGTGTATCAAGCAGCTTTGGCGATTTGGAATACTGAATTTCGCCAGCAATTGGCGGCGCAAAACGAGCGGATTCGCAAAAACTTGGCCAAACATCCCACCGCCATCGAGGTTTTCTTAAAAGCGACTGCCTTTGAGCCAACCGATCGGTATAGCTCATGTGCTGCGTTCAGTATGGCCATGCACGAAGCTTTGCGCAACGATGGAGCCGCATTTGCCGCTCCAAGCATGCCAATTAGCAATTCACGTCGCTCAACCATGATTAGTATTGGGGCAATTAGTGCTCTGGTTTTAATTGCAGTGCTCTTTTTATTGTTGGGTGGTGGCGATACGCCTGATCCAAATGGTAAAGCAACGCCAGAACAAGCAGCGATGCAACCAACCTCAACCTTACCGGAAACTCCCACTACTGGTGGTATTCCAACGGTTACGATCGAAGCGGTTATTCCAACCTCAACCTTACCACCAATAGTTTCACCAACTGCTGGAGGGCGCGAGGTAACCCTAAGTCAAGGCTACATTTTACGGGCACGACCTGGCGATGGTAGCGCGAATGCCCTTGGAAGTGGCCAAGCGCTTGAGGGCCAAAAATTTCTTGTGCTTGATGAAAACCCCAGCACAATCAGTGGTGATCAACGTAAATGGTTCAATGTACAACGTATCAACGGTGGAGAAACAGGATGGCTACCAGAAACAGTCTTACGCTAG
- a CDS encoding protein kinase, translating to MESFEHTQLGEYTLQDEIGRGGMALVYHAQHPDYGSVAFKVLPPYFAHDTDTLRRFMLEARAIRELHHPHIVQLYEASDIPDPNNTRQRIHYIAMEFIGGGTLSERLHTQPRQQLNPTIEMGLHIGSALDYAHRKQFIHRDIKPSNILYRHDGHAVLADFGIARVSNEARMTKTGGFAGTVAYTAPEIAEGQIADARSDIYALGLILYEALAGKNPYANMHANIAVALSKIISTPLPPLRELAPHVPPLTAQIIERATAKDPERRFENMSDFVEALKQAKFGRSATKPDVQLNAHGKPMIPIARPGGSRTERSSEGDSTRTQVFNPVVGAVSAVNVPVSQPNQGLAGPASGANMALPVEGTQIYTPPAVSSPNSHINQPLSGVNQPLSGANQPLPMAGGSQVNAALPHDGTQIYTPESVGAPSGTNMALTGESTQMYAPMSGVNQPLSGVNQPLTGQNPLRGPSSRPNRTVNARPIEVARPGTAVNQNLGPNSQPNLGFDGGSGTFAVNRPNNNKKKALIAGIGGGILGLVLIGVYMLSSSNASTTTDNNGTSSAIVTTDGGATATSASASEGTPIGTQPVVVVDPGVATSTLAPTPENSPTPEPTDTPVASATSNAVVATARPQSPTPRTRATNVVPTAPQATAVPPTNTPAPVDSDGDGVADENDPCPNVAGPNGGCPAPTDVPQPTAIPDSDGDTIPDNVDNCPTEPGDPSRNGCPKPPPTNTPRPPTSPPLPPTPVTGP from the coding sequence ATGGAGTCGTTTGAACATACCCAGTTGGGCGAGTATACCTTGCAGGATGAAATAGGTCGCGGCGGGATGGCGCTCGTCTATCACGCGCAGCACCCCGATTATGGCTCGGTAGCCTTTAAAGTGTTACCACCCTATTTCGCCCACGATACCGACACGCTCCGACGATTCATGCTCGAGGCACGGGCGATTCGAGAGTTGCACCATCCCCATATTGTGCAACTCTACGAAGCCAGTGATATTCCTGACCCAAACAATACCCGCCAACGAATCCATTATATTGCTATGGAATTTATTGGCGGTGGCACACTTAGCGAACGCTTGCATACCCAGCCCCGTCAGCAACTCAATCCAACAATTGAGATGGGCTTGCATATTGGTTCGGCCTTAGATTATGCACACCGCAAGCAGTTTATCCACCGCGATATCAAGCCTAGCAATATTCTTTATCGCCACGATGGTCATGCAGTCTTGGCCGACTTCGGGATTGCCCGCGTCAGCAATGAGGCTCGTATGACCAAAACTGGCGGTTTTGCAGGCACGGTCGCCTATACTGCACCCGAAATTGCTGAAGGCCAAATTGCTGATGCTCGCTCCGATATTTACGCATTAGGCTTGATTCTCTATGAAGCTTTAGCGGGCAAAAACCCCTATGCCAACATGCATGCAAATATCGCTGTTGCATTAAGTAAAATTATCAGTACTCCATTGCCGCCATTACGTGAGCTAGCCCCCCATGTCCCACCACTGACCGCCCAAATTATCGAACGCGCCACGGCCAAAGATCCGGAACGCCGTTTCGAGAATATGTCTGATTTTGTTGAAGCACTCAAACAGGCTAAATTTGGACGATCAGCAACCAAACCCGATGTGCAATTGAATGCCCATGGCAAGCCCATGATTCCAATTGCCCGACCAGGTGGGAGCCGAACTGAACGCAGCTCTGAAGGCGATTCAACACGCACGCAAGTTTTCAATCCAGTGGTTGGTGCTGTTAGCGCCGTCAATGTGCCTGTTTCACAGCCCAACCAAGGCTTGGCAGGCCCAGCTAGTGGCGCAAATATGGCCTTGCCTGTTGAAGGCACCCAAATCTATACGCCTCCAGCAGTCAGCAGCCCAAATAGCCATATCAATCAACCACTCAGCGGGGTTAATCAACCATTGAGCGGAGCCAATCAGCCCCTACCAATGGCTGGAGGGTCTCAAGTTAATGCGGCATTACCGCATGATGGGACGCAGATCTACACCCCTGAGTCGGTTGGGGCACCAAGCGGAACCAATATGGCGCTCACTGGCGAGAGCACTCAAATGTATGCGCCAATGTCGGGGGTCAATCAACCATTATCGGGGGTCAACCAACCTCTAACTGGCCAAAACCCGTTACGTGGGCCAAGCTCGCGACCCAATCGCACGGTCAATGCTCGTCCGATCGAGGTTGCCCGACCTGGCACCGCTGTCAATCAAAATCTTGGCCCTAACTCTCAGCCTAATCTCGGCTTTGACGGCGGCTCAGGTACATTTGCGGTTAATCGGCCAAATAACAATAAAAAGAAGGCCTTAATCGCTGGCATCGGTGGTGGAATTTTAGGCTTGGTGCTGATTGGTGTGTATATGCTCTCTAGCAGCAATGCTAGCACTACCACCGATAATAATGGCACATCAAGTGCGATTGTTACCACCGATGGCGGGGCAACTGCCACGAGCGCAAGTGCCAGCGAAGGAACACCCATTGGTACTCAGCCAGTTGTGGTGGTTGACCCAGGAGTTGCGACTAGCACCTTGGCCCCAACCCCAGAAAATAGCCCAACACCTGAGCCAACTGATACACCAGTAGCCTCGGCCACATCGAATGCAGTTGTCGCAACCGCCCGCCCACAATCACCAACCCCACGGACACGGGCAACCAATGTTGTCCCAACTGCACCACAAGCAACGGCTGTACCACCAACCAATACACCAGCACCAGTTGATAGTGATGGTGATGGGGTTGCCGATGAAAATGATCCTTGTCCGAATGTAGCTGGGCCAAATGGCGGTTGTCCTGCTCCAACCGATGTTCCACAGCCAACCGCAATCCCTGATTCCGACGGCGATACGATTCCTGATAACGTCGATAATTGTCCAACCGAACCAGGCGATCCATCACGGAATGGCTGTCCAAAACCACCACCAACCAATACACCACGCCCACCAACCTCGCCGCCACTACCACCAACCCCCGTTACAGGGCCATAG
- a CDS encoding FHA domain-containing protein, whose protein sequence is MTNFEFWQKVKEMGQITYDWWYPTIALPALIWAVSVLFLAIFAARKIKKVHNRFLTLFLSTIPVLLIFPSAYITQALGSALNRVGYTLPENVNDFASNDAIVLGNYLNAFGLWGVLGVTFTLPLILSSLSRSEVPVISPAIRNATKTITNIATRAFGRRGGAGGGGRINAPYGSITINNGSRKGSIEALRPDFTIGGKGDIQVSDVIVSRTHAKFVLEDNQIAVIDLGSTNGTFLVRDGQGFMLDSQPVPLEHGDTIYLGDPNQDNAVEMVFEFNTGA, encoded by the coding sequence ATGACCAATTTTGAGTTCTGGCAAAAAGTTAAGGAAATGGGTCAGATCACGTATGACTGGTGGTATCCTACGATTGCGCTTCCGGCTTTAATTTGGGCAGTTTCGGTTCTCTTTCTGGCAATCTTTGCCGCACGTAAAATTAAAAAAGTGCATAATCGCTTTTTAACCCTCTTTTTATCGACCATTCCAGTATTGTTGATCTTCCCATCGGCCTATATCACCCAAGCCCTTGGCAGTGCGCTCAATCGGGTTGGTTATACGTTGCCTGAGAACGTCAACGATTTTGCCAGCAACGATGCCATTGTCTTAGGTAATTACCTGAATGCCTTTGGCTTATGGGGCGTGTTGGGCGTTACCTTCACCTTACCATTAATTCTGAGCAGCCTCTCACGTAGCGAAGTACCAGTGATCAGCCCAGCCATTCGGAATGCCACTAAAACCATCACCAATATCGCTACCCGCGCTTTTGGCCGACGTGGCGGGGCTGGTGGTGGCGGACGGATCAACGCACCCTATGGCTCGATCACCATCAACAATGGCTCGCGTAAAGGCTCAATCGAAGCCTTACGCCCCGATTTTACAATTGGCGGCAAGGGTGATATTCAAGTTAGTGATGTGATTGTTTCACGAACCCATGCCAAATTTGTGTTGGAAGATAATCAAATTGCCGTGATTGACCTTGGTAGCACCAACGGCACCTTCTTGGTACGCGATGGTCAAGGCTTTATGCTCGATAGTCAGCCTGTACCGCTTGAACATGGCGATACGATCTATCTCGGCGACCCCAACCAAGACAATGCAGTAGAAATGGTATTTGAGTTTAATACAGGAGCATAA
- the ftsH gene encoding ATP-dependent zinc metalloprotease FtsH has translation MGENRFLRNSFVYLIIVVAALALFYQYINGSPGNTSEKSYSEILDLALQGKIAEIVQTEGQVEFRATTNDAPPTTYISRKNSTSESIEEILSQKAQDASKLAELKDPANKTAIAAPLENAAKVKFNPKSAPAWGGILGAALTFLLPTLLLIGFFVFFMRQAQGSNNQAMSFGKSKARMFTGDKPSVTFSDVAGQEEAKQDLTEVVEFLKFPEKFAQLGARIPRGVLMVGPPGTGKTLLSRAVAGEAGVPFFSISGSEFVEMFVGVGASRVRDLFEQAKRNAPCIVFIDEVDAVGRQRGAGLGGSHDEREQTLNQILVEMDGFDSNTNVIVIAATNRPDVLDPALVRPGRFDRQVVLDAPDMRGRVEVLKVHTKGKPLSEDVNLEAIAKLTPGSSGADLANIVNEAAILAARRSKKRIAMQEMQDATERIMLGGPERRSRVMTPKQKELTAFHEAGHAIVAKAMPGANPVHKVTIIPRGMAGGYTLMIPDEDQSYMSVSQFEAQIAVALGGRAAEELVLSDFTTGASGDIQQVTRMARAMVTRYGMSSELGPIAFGEKEELIFLGREISEQRNYSEETSRKIDSEVRRLVSEGHERARAILERNREVMNRMAEALIEHENLDGEPLRQLLDEVIQYNSNNGVYNDALPKQRI, from the coding sequence ATGGGTGAAAATCGCTTCTTACGCAACAGTTTTGTGTATTTGATCATCGTAGTGGCGGCGTTGGCGCTCTTCTATCAATACATCAATGGTAGTCCTGGCAATACCAGCGAAAAGAGCTACAGTGAAATTCTCGACTTAGCTCTCCAAGGTAAAATTGCCGAGATCGTCCAAACCGAAGGTCAAGTCGAGTTTCGGGCGACCACCAACGACGCGCCACCCACCACCTATATTTCTCGCAAGAACAGCACCAGCGAAAGTATTGAAGAAATTCTTTCGCAAAAAGCCCAAGATGCTAGCAAATTAGCCGAGCTTAAAGATCCTGCGAATAAGACGGCGATTGCAGCACCGTTGGAAAACGCTGCCAAAGTTAAGTTCAACCCTAAATCGGCTCCAGCTTGGGGCGGTATTTTAGGCGCGGCCTTGACCTTCTTGCTGCCCACGCTTCTGCTGATTGGCTTTTTCGTCTTTTTCATGCGCCAAGCCCAAGGCTCTAACAACCAAGCGATGTCGTTTGGCAAGAGCAAAGCTCGCATGTTCACTGGCGACAAACCATCAGTAACCTTCTCTGATGTTGCTGGCCAAGAAGAAGCCAAACAAGACTTAACCGAAGTGGTCGAGTTTCTTAAATTTCCTGAGAAATTTGCCCAACTTGGCGCACGGATTCCACGTGGGGTTTTGATGGTTGGCCCTCCAGGTACTGGTAAAACCTTGCTCAGCCGTGCAGTTGCTGGCGAAGCAGGCGTGCCATTCTTCTCAATCAGCGGTTCGGAATTTGTGGAAATGTTCGTCGGGGTTGGCGCAAGCCGCGTGCGCGATTTGTTTGAACAAGCCAAACGCAACGCTCCTTGTATCGTCTTTATCGACGAAGTTGATGCCGTTGGTCGCCAACGCGGTGCTGGCCTTGGTGGCTCGCACGACGAACGCGAACAAACGCTTAACCAAATCTTGGTTGAAATGGACGGCTTCGATAGCAACACCAATGTGATTGTGATCGCCGCCACCAACCGCCCTGACGTGCTCGACCCAGCCTTGGTTCGCCCAGGCCGTTTCGACCGCCAAGTTGTACTCGATGCTCCTGATATGCGCGGACGGGTTGAAGTGCTCAAGGTCCATACCAAGGGCAAACCACTCTCCGAAGATGTTAATTTGGAAGCAATTGCCAAATTAACGCCTGGCTCATCGGGTGCAGATCTGGCCAACATCGTCAATGAAGCGGCGATCTTGGCTGCACGGCGCTCGAAAAAACGCATCGCCATGCAAGAAATGCAAGATGCCACCGAACGAATTATGCTTGGTGGCCCAGAACGCCGCTCACGCGTGATGACTCCTAAGCAAAAAGAGTTGACCGCCTTCCACGAAGCTGGTCACGCGATTGTTGCTAAAGCGATGCCTGGCGCAAACCCTGTGCATAAAGTGACGATTATTCCGCGAGGGATGGCTGGTGGCTACACCTTGATGATCCCCGATGAAGATCAAAGCTATATGAGCGTTTCGCAGTTTGAAGCCCAAATTGCTGTAGCCCTTGGTGGCCGCGCCGCCGAAGAATTGGTGCTGAGCGACTTTACCACTGGCGCTTCGGGCGATATTCAACAAGTGACGCGCATGGCACGAGCGATGGTTACCCGCTATGGGATGAGTTCAGAGCTGGGGCCAATTGCCTTTGGCGAAAAAGAAGAGTTGATCTTCTTGGGCCGCGAAATCAGCGAACAACGCAACTATTCGGAAGAAACCTCACGCAAGATCGATTCGGAAGTGCGACGTTTGGTCAGCGAAGGCCACGAACGCGCCCGTGCAATCTTGGAACGCAATCGCGAAGTGATGAACCGCATGGCTGAAGCCTTGATCGAGCATGAAAACCTCGATGGTGAGCCATTGCGCCAATTGCTCGACGAAGTGATTCAATATAACTCCAACAATGGGGTTTATAACGACGCTTTGCCCAAGCAACGCATCTAA